Genomic window (Paenibacillus sp. JQZ6Y-1):
CCAGGATACAAAGTGAGGCAGGTACGATACCGTCTGCACCGTACGCTTGAAGATCATGCCGCGTACTTCATTAAGCAAAATGGCGAACACGACTGGGAAAATAAAACCGAAGATCAGACCAAGGAAGCTCATCGCCAGTGTATTGCGCAGTGCCAGGTAAAATTGCTGATCCTGAAACAATGCAATAAACTGATCCAGCCCGACCCAGCGCTGTTCAAAGAATGAGCGTGCCGGACGATATTCCTGAAATGCCATCAGCCAGCCCCAAAGCGGAACGTAACTGAAAATGAATGCCCAGATCACAAAAGGGATCGACATCAGATACAGATAACGTTGCTGCTTAAATATCTTCCAGAAGCTGCCGGTTTTGCCTGTGCTGATGCTGGAAGCCTTGTCCCGTTTGCGGGAAGATGCCTGTTTGGTTGTTGAATCCATCATTCCATCCACCTTCCTATAATCGGCTTCATCGCGGGGATGATGCCTTGCTGTGCTGCAACCGTATCGTGGTGAGTACATATTGAATTATAAAAGAAAGCGCTTTCTATTTATACCTGACAAATTGGATGTAAAATCATATAAAAATTAGACATCGGCTCCATTTCCTGTCATAACACTAAAAATAAAGGATATAGCCTGATCCATTTCTCCGAGTAGTCTAACCATACTGAGATCGATATAAAAAATCCTGCTCGCCGAATGGGGAACAGGATTTCATCCTTATCTATGCTTCAATCCAATTGTCGATCCAGCTGCTCCCGATACGCAGATGGCGAGATGCCCGTGTACTTTTTGAATTTGCTATGAAAATAGTCTACATTCGCATATCCAACCTGTGCCGCGACCTTGTGCACCTTCATTCCCTGTGCCAGCAATTCCTTGGCACGATCCAGCCGCACCTGATCGAGAAAGTGATTGAATGAATCGCCCGTGTATGTTTTGAACATTTTGCCTAAATATGCGCTATTGTAATTGAATACCTCTGCCAGCAGCTCCAGCTTCAGATTGTCGCTGTAATGACGACGGATAAAGTCGGTCATCTGCTTCATTACTGATTCATGACTGCCGCCGTCAATCGATTGCAGCAGGCAATCCAGCCGTTCGCTGATCAGCTCCACTACACCTGCCGCCGTGGCAGCGGAATACAGCTCTGGAATCAACGCTAGACATTGCTGCACTGCTGGACCTGAGCCAGACACACTCCCCGGTAAGCGACTGAGCGCCAGCGATAATACATGCGAGCATAGACTTTTCGTTTCGCGCTCTGGCATGGTTGCGCGGTGACACGTATCTAGCAGCTCCTGCAAGACCCGTTGTGCCGCCGCCAGACTGCGAATATCGACCGCATAATACAGCCGATCTGCCCATTCTGCTGCCTGTGGAGCCGGAGCCGCTGTCTGTGCTTTGGTGTTGCCGTCCGTTCCTTCATAAGCGCCATGTACAGTTCCTTGCCCTGCCAGCGCTACCCCGGAAGCATCAAACCAAAAGCGTCCTTCTAGCAGCTGCTGCGCCTGCTCATAGCTGTCATGAATCAGCTCCGCTTCCTCTTCCATATCCCCAGCGGCAATATACCATTGCTCTCGACCACCGTCTTCATCCAGCAACCGCTGTCTCAAATCAGCCAGTGCCTGCTGATCATACTGCCTGCCGGTCAATATGCCGATCCACGGCCCCGCCGCAAATACAATATGCTGTTCTTCCCCTTGCCACCAGCTACGCAGCCGCTGCAACGGACGATGGATGCCTTCTGCCTGTTCTCCCGTTCCCGCATGCCATTCCAGCAAAATAATCTGATACCTTCCCCAGTCCAATCGCAGCTCCTGCAGCGCCCGTTCCTGCTCTCTACCGGATGTACTAAGCAGCATCTGCTCCACAAGCTCATATGCCGGTACCTGATGCGGCTGTACAGCATTGCCGCGCTGCTCCTGCTCTAGCGTGCGATAGACACGGCGCAGCTCCTGCTCCATCTCTTCCTCATCCACTGGCTTCAATAGATAGCCATCCACTCCATAACCAAGTGCTCGGCGCGCATACTCAAAATCGGCATGACCACTCAAAATCAGCACATGCGCCTGATTATGCTCCTGACGTAGCTGCTGAATCACTTCCAGCCCGCTCATGCCCGGCATACGGATATCCATAATCATCAGATCGGGCTGAATGCGTTCAAACTTTTGCAGCGCTTCGCGCCCATTTGCCGCCGCATCCACCACCTCAAAACCCATGCGGTCCCAGTCAATAATCGTTTTCAATCCTTCCCGAATCGCCGGTTCATCGTCGACAATCATCACTTTAAACATGATCTGTGGTCCCTCCCCTATTCGGATTCCGTGACATCCGACGCTGGTATTTTAAAAGAAATCTGTGTACCGGCATGCGGTGTGCTGGAGATATGCAGCCCATATGCCTCGCCGTACGACAAGGTAAGCCGCTGATGCACATTTTTCAAGCCAATACGGTCGCCTTCATTATCCGTGCGCAGCGACTGACGCACCTGCTTCAAGCGCTCAGCACTCATGCCGGAGCCATTATCGATCACATCAATCAGTACATCGTGTTCGATTTGCAGCGTACGAATAATGATCAAGCCGCCACTTTCCCGACTCTCCATACCGTGGATGATGGCATTCTCCACCAGCGGCTGAATGATCAGCGGTGGAATCGACGTATCCCCTGTTTGTGGATCAAGCAGCAGTTCATAGCTCAGTCGATCACCAAAGCGGAATTTCTGAATTTCCAGATACGAGCGTACCAGTTCCATCTCACCGTGGATTGTCGTATGCTTGCTGCCGATCTCCAGATTGTTACGGATCAGCTTGCCAAGCAGACGCACAATATACGCGATCTCCTTTTCGCCATTCACATGCGCCTTCATGCGGATGGATTCCAGCGCATTGAATAGGAAGTGCGGATTCATCTGACTTGCTAGCATTTTAAAATTAATATCCCGCTGGCTAATCTCCAGCTTCGTATTCCGCTCATTCGTCTCGTACACCTGATCCATCAGCTGCCGAATATTCAGCACCATATCATTGAATTTGCGTGATAGCTGCCCAATCTCATCCATACCGGTAATATTGGAGGATACTTTCAGATCCCCCGTACCGACGCGGTTAATCTGGCGACTCAGCCCAGACAAGCGGCGCGTAATCAGCAACGAGATCAGTTGCAAAAACAGCAGACCGATCAGCAGAATTGCCACCAGCACACCCGTACCAATCAGAATGATCATATTCGAGTCGCGCACAATGCTGTTATTGGAAAAGACCGATACGATCTTCAGCCCATTCATACTGCTGTCTGGAATCAGTTCATCCACCACAATATTAGACAGCTGTCCATTCACCTCACGCTCGTAAATGCCTCGACTCGCCAGATCGATATCAATATCAATGCCCGGATCATCCAGCCGCTTACCAATCAGCTCGGTATTTTTGGCAGAAACGATATTGCCGCGATCATCCAAAATCATCGTTTCAAACGGCTCGGCGCTGATCAGTGAATTCAGATACGACTGGCTCAACTCAATCACCAGCACACCGCTAGTCGTATAATCAGTAAAATTAATTTTGCGTACGAGACTGAGCACCCGTGGTGTATTGATCTGATCATCCTTGCGATAAAACCAATTGATCTTGCGGCTGTTGATCGCCGCCTGATACCAATCGCTATTGCGCGTATCCGAATTGACACGCATAAATTCCAGATTGTCCTGTAGCGTATCATTGGTCGCATAAAAGCGAATCGCCGACACCTCCGAATACAATCGTTGATACTCGTCAAATTCCTGATAATTCCGGTACGCCTCCACCAGATCGTATACTCGGTCATACCGCGTATTGACCACCTGACTAAGACGACTATCAAACAACAGCTCATTCGAGATATTGATCGGTACCCGCAACATCGTCGTTAGCTGATTTTTGATACGCTCCACATTGGTCGTCGTTTGCTCGATAGCATTATTGAGCGCATCCTGACGCATATAATTTACGACAACGCCGCCGATCACCAGCACCGGCAACATCACGACAAAAATATACGCGATAATCAGCTTGTTTTTGATTTTGATATCGTTAATACGATGGATCAGCATACGCCACATCGTTGTACCTGCTTTCCCTATCTTTTGACAGCCATTCCGCATCACTACAACTCGAAAAGTTACAGCTGCAAGTTTCTTGATGGTGGTAACGGTATCCCCACAAAATATGAAACGCTTACAAAAGTCATTCTGGAAATATACTGTATCATAACATATTCCCAAATAAAAAGACTGTCCATAAAAGACAGTCTTTGGTATGATGTGTAAATTTTAAAAAAGTATTAAATTTATACGATTAAATGTTTATAAATTATTCACAAGTTACCGATATACTACATTAGACTTAGAGCGGCTTAATAAATTCGGTCTCTGGCAGGGTAAACGGGTCCTGCCTATTAATGTGATCATAGAACATAACTCCATTTAAATGATCATATTCGTGCTGGAATACGATTGCGGAGAAGCCCTTCAGCTTCAGCTTGAACGACTGCCCCTCCGGCGTAAATGCCTGCACGGTCACTTTCTCATAACGCGGTACATATCCGTCCACTGGACGATCTACAGACAGACAGCCTTCCCCATGCTCAAGATAGGTCATTGCCGCAGAGTGACTGACGATTTTGGGATTGCAAAATACATATTCAAGCTGACGATCCTGATCATCGGTAAAATAGACTACAAACACGCGTGCGTCCCAGCCAATCTGATTGGCAGACAAACCGATGCCCGGTCGGAGACCATATTTTTCGGCTGCTTTTTCATCCTGTGATTGCTTCAAAAACTCCATCATGCGATTAACAGTTGTACGTTCTTCATCCGATAACGGCAAGTTTACGGGTTCCGTTACCTTGCGCAAAATCGGATCGCCTTCGCGTACAATTTCGTCCATCGTTACAAAGGGAAGTGATGATTGATTCAATGTAGCTGATGCCACCTTTTTCCTGGAATTGGGTTGAACATTCTCGTTCAATGTTCGGGATTTCATCGTCCAATCGGCGATATTGATAGTTAATTATAAAAAATGTTCAAATTTACGTCAATGACAACGGTTTTTTGTCTCAATCTGTCGAATTTGCATTGACGGAATACTGGTAACAAATTACTATATTGTTAAGGAAGTTTTAAGAAAAGGATCTCGACGATTTACGATTGATATCGTTATCCTGCATTCGTTACTCTCTATATTGGTATTTTGCTTCTACACATCCTGGCGATCTACATAATTGATTCGTGATAGCCAATCAACTCTGGTTGCTTTCATTATACCAATAATTAACTAACAGTTTTATTTATTTTATTGAGGAGGATTTACTATTGGAAACGTCTGGCGAACTCTTAAAAAGTTATCTCTTGCTGGTGGATCGGATGCCACGAATCATGGAACTGCCTACGCTTATGCGTCAGCTCAAATCAAACACTACCGAAATTTTCATTTTGCATTTTCTGCTCAATAACGGTAGTCAATACGGTACAGATATTGTGAAAGCAACGGGACTCACAACGAGTGCTGTTACCCAAATTTGTGACAAGCTGGAGCATGAGGAGCTGATCGAGCGTACCCGTTCGGATCAGGACCGCCGTTATGTCAGCATCTCCATCACCCGTAAAGGTGGACGCGCTCTGGATAAAATTTTCGGTACGATGGCTCACAAGCTGGTTGAGAATATTCGCGAATTGAGCGATGACGAAGCAGATGAACTGCTGCTGCATCTGCGCAGCGTAGAGCAATTGGTGCTCAAACGTCGTCAACTTGCGGTAAAATAATGGTTATTTTGAAAGAAAGATAATAATGTAATAACGTTGTTATCAACGCAAAAAAGCCCGTACAGAAATCATTCTGTACGGGCTTTTTGTCATGCAGCGATTCTGTATCCAAAGGCGGTGCTGTCTGCGCCTTCCGCCCCGATGGGCTAGTGCGCAGGCAGTACTGCCAATTCCTTATTCGCTGGCATAATCTTCATTCTGTCGATCTGTATTATTTCACGTCAGCCAAATATTCAGCTACTTGAGTAGGTGTTTTCGCAAATTTGCTATGCAAGTGGGCTATCTTCTCGCCATTACGGTAAACAAGCAGACTTGGAATGCCGCGCACTTCATTTTGCTCAGCGAGATCTTGGAACTTCTCAGCATCCATCGCATAGAAGCGCTTGTCTTGATTTTCTTCTATAATGCCGCCCATAAAGCGATCCAGTGTCTTACAGTCCGGGCACCAGTTGGTGTCGAACTTGATTACGGTGTATTCTCCTTCACCAATCAGCTGACGGTATTGATCTTCACTTTCAATGCGTTCCATATCAGAACCGCTCCTTTCTGCGACTATCTTAATTTTAAGAAATCTCTTTCCTTATTATCCGCTTTTGAGGCGAATTTGGCAAGACGGTTTCTTAAAAGAGATACTCTGACAGGCTTCTCACGGTTATTTGAGCAATCGTACCGTATTGCGGGCAAACAGCCAGTCCATCATTTCTGGGAAGCGTCGGTAAAACGAATCCGATTCATGGTCTTCCCCTTCATGACGAATAAAATGAAGCTGATCCGGCTGTAGCTCATTGCCAGATAGAATCAACGCCGCTTCATCGGTTAGTGACTGCATAAACCGCTGACGATTCGTTTTGCTAGTACCTTCCAGCGATCCGATATCCATATAGATGCGCAGATGGTGATCCAATTGGCGCTCCGCCATAAATTCGACGAAGCCCTCATACCAGAGTGATGCCGACATCGCGCCGATACGCCCGAATACTTCGGGATAGACATAAGCCGCAAACAGCGAGACGAGACCACCTAGCGATTTACCAACGATTCCCGTACACTCGGGGCGCGGATCGGTATAAAAGTTGCGGTCGACCCACGGCTTCACCTTATGGGTAATATCGTACAGATACTGGCTCGCTCTGCCGCCAAAGTGATCATAATGCCGCCCCGGCTCCAGCTTTTGCGCTGACCACGGAGTATATTCATGGATACGGTCATTCGGCACAATGCCCACCAGCATCATCTCCGGCAGCGTTCCCGCTGCAAACCGCAATTCCAAATGATAAATGTTGCCGTTCAGCACAGGATCGAATAGATCGCCGCTGTCCTGTACATACACGACTGGCAACGGATACTGCGCCTGATCATACGAAGGCGGCAAATAAATAAGCAGCTCCCGCCCAGCATGCCTCTCCACAAACAATGTTCCCTTCATAACGACTCCCCCTTTTCCGCACACCGATACGAGCTAACTTGTATGGATATGTGGACGACTGGTATGGATGAAATGGATGTGAATGATAGAATGATATACGGTAACACTCTTGCTGTACCTGTATACAGAGATATTCGGCATGGAGCGGCTTCATCCTGCAAAAGGCATTACAACAGAATAGTAACTCTGTCTAAGTCGACTTTAAAGTTATTCCATTTAAACTTTGATAGCTCCAGATAACGCAGGATCAAAAAAAGACGGCCAAATCGTAGAGTCGTCATAGATGGCATTTGTAAATATCGCATCAGAGATTCTCTCACAAAGCATGATCACTCCTTTAAGATTAGCGCCTGTAAAATCCGCTTTCCAAATATCGGCTTGTGTGAAAGTTGATTGAGATAGATTACTACCTTGAAAGTCTGCTCCTGCACATCTTGCCTGACTGAGATTGCTATACTCCAAATTGGCGTGTTGTAAATACGCAGTCATTAATAATGCAGAAGTTAATACAGAATGACTGAGATTCGTTTGGAACAGCTCGGCACCACGTAAATTGGTACAAACCAAACTACTATAACTTACATCCTGATGACTCAAAATAGCTCGGTGTAGTTCAAGCCCATTTAAATTCGCACCTTGAAGAGAAGATATATCCAATTGAATAGAGTCATTCCCTATACAGTTAATTGTGATCATCGGTATATAACCTTTCCAGTGTTTTGAAATACATTCTAAAATAACGGTTACTGTATCACAAAAAACCTTGAAAGACATACAGCCGCTCAAGGTTTTCCATGATTCTCTATATTGCAATGGCTGCCTACAAAATGCAGCTTTCCACATAGATTTTAAATACTCAACACCAGCGCTGCCAGCAAACCGAGTGAAGCGATCAGACCGACAATTGGGCCGCCTTCCTCGTACGCTTCGGGAGCCATTGTGGAGCAGAGCATCGCGATAATCCCACCGCCAGCAAAAGCGCCAATGCCTGCCTTAAATTCCTTCGGCAGCATCTCCAGAAACAGATAGCCTAGCATCGAGGCAGCCGCTGAGATGGCTAGCACGACAATCCACATCCAAAAGATTTTACGACGGGAGAAGCCGCTTTGCTGCATACCGACGGTGCTGGATAGCCCTTCTGGAATATTGCTGACGAAGATCGATACGACCAGTACCCAGCTTACGCCTTGACCAGTCAGTAAGCTGGCACCAATCATAATCGACTCGGGAATCGCATCCATCACGGTTCCGGCGAAGATACCAAGCCCGCTTTCGCTTTTGCCGCCTCCGTCTTTGCCATTTGCCTTCTGGTTGCCTGCATCGCCACGCTTACTGCCCGCTTGAGAACCACGATCTTCATGACGCGCTACGGAAGAAGTTCCTTGTTGCAAAGCTCCGTTAGAATCGCTAGAGCTCGCACCGTTTGCGCCATCACTGACAGCCGCGGCGATTCTGCCGGAAGCGACTTTGGCACGGTTGGATGCAGCTACAGACGTATCATGAAGTGCTGGATCGGTATCGTCATCCTTCGGATTGGAGCCGCGTCCATAATACGAGCGTTTACGGTTGGCACCACCCTTATTGGATATATACAGGTCAAACACAGTATACACCACCGCACCAACAACGAAGCCAATCGCTGTCGACACCAGACCACCATCCTCGATGGCATCCTCCAGCAATTCAAATGCAGCCGCACCGATCAGCGTTCCGGTACCGAACGCCATAATCCAGCCGATGATTCGTTTTGGAATTTTAAAAAAGGCCGCCACAACTGCTCCCAGCAATACTGCCGAGCCAGCGATGGCGCCCCACATTAATGCGCTCCACATCAACATCCACCTCCCGGTTACTTTTTCACTATTCCAGTTATTAACCAGAAAATGGAGTTGTATGTCACATTGCTATTTCTTTTGTTACATATCTTTGAAAGGAGAGCTGGAATGATCTTGCTCTACACTTCCAGTATCATAGGAAATGCGCCCAGTTTATCGGTGCTGCGCATACGTATTGGCTGGACGAAGCGAGCGAATGGCATTTAACTCTCCTTCAGTCAGCAGTGGTGCCGAAGCCGCCTCTACATTATGACGAAGCTGTTCAGACGAACTGGCGCCCGGAATGACTGCACCGACCGCCGGATGTGCGAGCGAATAGCGAATCGTCAGTTGGGTCAAGGTGCGTTCTGGATTGCAGAACTCTTCCAGATGACGACGCAACTTCACAATCTCCTCGCCATCGATGTCCAGATAGCCTTTTTCCGCTTTATCCTGACGACCATGAGCCAGCGCACCACTTGCCACTGGTCCGCGCACGATGGCGCTAATGCCGTTTTCCGCTAGCAATGGCAATACCTCTTCTTCGGGACGACGATCCAGAATGCTATACTGACTCATCACGCTCACCAGATGCGAACGTTTTACATATTCACGGATCACATTCGGGCGGATCGAGGAGATGCCATATTGGCGGATCAGACCTTCGCGCTTCAACTGCTCAAACGCTTCAATCGTCTCGTCGATATTGTCATCCAATGTACCGCCATGCAGCTGGTACAGATCGATATAATCAGTTTGCAGACGACGCAGACTGTCCTTAACCGCCTCCAAAATATATTCCTTCGACGCGTCCCATTCCCAGCCATCTTTGCCCGGTACACGACGATTGCCGACCTTGGTTGCCAAGACGACATCGCTGCGGCGACCTTTGATCGCTTTACCGACAATCTCCTCGTTGCGCCCCTCGTCATACAGATCGGCAGTGTCCAGCAGCGTTACGCCGAGATCCAGTGCCTCATGCAGCAATCGCGTTGCTTGTCGTTCCTCCGAGCCGAGTGACATACAGCCGAGTCCAATTTCACCGACCACTAGATCGGAAGCGCCCAGTTTGTTCTGTTTCATCATGTCATGCCCCTTTCGTTATCCATTGGTGCAGTCTTCAGTTAGAAGCCGCAATAATATGTTTTACCCGTCCTACCTGCCCTGACGCGAGCCGCACCTTGATGCCATGCGGATGATTCGGCGAATTGGTCAAAATATCTTTGACGATCCCGCGCGTTAGCTTGCCGGTACGCTGGTCCTGCTTGAGTACAATATCCACTTCCAGCCCTGCTTTGATATTAGCGCGTGTTTGTCCGTTCATCTGTTCATTTCCTTTCGTGTATATGCTTGCATGATGGGGTGTCAATGAAACGATTATGCCATCATCATCTGCATCGTATCGACTATCGTTGAAGTAAGCCTAACATTCTCATTATATACCTGACTTTGGTTGGGGATAAACATTTCCAGTTGGCAGCAGACAAAACATGCCTTTGCTACAGATATAATTATCTGCGCAAAGGCATGAGCATACTGCTTCTGATTCCTGACTTCTAACTTTGAACTCTAAAACTCTGAACTCTGAACTCTGAACTCTGAACTTCTTCATTGTGATTTCTTACTTCTTACTTCTTACTTCCACCCTCTTATTACGTTTTACCTCTTACTTCTGACTTGCCGACCACTGCTCTGCTCTCGATTGCAGTCGATCCAGCAGTGCTTGCACATCTGGCGAGCCACCGTTGGCAACCTCACTAATATAACCGTTCACTGCTGGCACGATCTCGCTGTTATAAAACGGATCGGCTTCGTCCATGAGGGTCGGCTTGCTGATCTCAGCCATTTTCATTGCATTTTTGATAAAGCCATTGTTGGACTCAACGAAATCTGCATTGGTCAGTGTCGGTGTCATATCAAAGTTCAAATATGCCCACTTCTGTGTATCATAGCTAGCGAGGAATTTCATAACTGCCCATGCTGCTTCTGGATTCTCGGCTTTTTTTGCCATGATGATTGGGTCGACCGCAACCCAGCCTGTGCCGTCTGGTCCCATATTCATGACGGGAATATATCGTTGCAGCAGTGCATCGTCTTTGTTGGCACGATATTCACTCATAATCGTCGTACCACTATTGTCGAGCACCATAGCGACATTGTTTTTGTCCAGACCGAAGTTCTCTGCACCATTACCGTTCACAAATGCAGGCGGTGCCAGCTTGGCAGCTTCGCCCAGCCATTGGACGGCTTTGACCATACCCGGTGTGTTCAGCTCCCATTGAATATCCGCTGGTTTATCCAGTGTACCTTCGCCGCCTTTTGCATCAAAATAATAACTAAGTGCCACCAGCGTTGCCTGATTGAGCGAATTGCCAGCAAAGTACAATCCGTAATTTTGCTCACCCGTTTTTGGGTTGGTGCCTGTCATCTTTTTCGCTTTTTCCAGAATTTCTTCTGGTGTTGGTACTTCGGACAATGGCTCTACGCCCCATTCGTCGAACAGCTGCTTGTCGTAAATGGTGACGCGCTTACCCAGTACTGCCGGAATACCATACTGATTTTTGCCGTCAGGGGAGCGTGTGCTGTAAGAATTGTTCCAGATGCCTTGCAGATAAATGGAAGGGTCGAACTCTTTGTCTTGTTTGATTAGATCGTCGATATTGCGCAGCAATCCTTCATTATAATACTGGGAAGCAAACGCCCCGCCCGTATACAGCACATCTACATCGCCCGACATAAGCAGGGCGCGCTGCTTTGCCTGCGCATTTTCCCACGGAACCTGAGTGACCTCTAACGTGATATTGGGATACATTTTCTTAAACGTATCCTGCACGTACTGGTTGAAGCCCGTCGTCTCCTGTCCGGTCACCGCGTCCATCCCATTTTCAAGCTGCCAACCGGCAAGCGCGACACGCACCGTACCGGAAATGTCGGATACCTTCTGGACATCGGAATTGTACGTTTCTGCTTCCGCACCACTGCTACCACTGCCCGAAGAACCACATGCAGTCAGCAACAGCACTAGAACGACAATAATCGTAGTTTGCCATGGTCTGTTCATAAGATCCCGCCTTTTCTGATTTGAAATGTTCTACCTGTTTATATAGTGGCACAGCATAACGGAGTAGAGCCGCTATCCATGCGAATGGATATACAGTAAACGTTCCCTTTGGCGTAACGAATAGGATGTACGCCGAATATCACATTCTCGCTTTATTGCTTAATCCCAGTAGTAGCAATGCTTTCTACAATGTACTTTTGCAAAAACATATACAGCAGCAGTACTGGAATCAGGCTGACACAGGTAGCTGCCATAATGATCGACGGCATTTGCCGCGTACCATTGTTATAATTGAACATCGCCAAACCGAGTTGGATCGTGTATTTGTTCGGATCATTCAGCGCCAGCAGCGGCCAGATCAATTCATTCCAGACACCGAGAAATTGTAAAATAATCATGGTAGCGACAATGGGCATACAGATCGCGAGATAAATACGCGGGAAAATAGAAAATTCGCTTGCTCCATCAATCAGCGCGGCTTCACGCAATTCACCCGGCAGCCCATCGATAAACTGCTTGCACAGAAAGGTACCAAACGCATAATTCAATGCTGGCAAGTAAAATACCCAGTATGTGTCCAATAAATGGAG
Coding sequences:
- a CDS encoding MarR family winged helix-turn-helix transcriptional regulator encodes the protein METSGELLKSYLLLVDRMPRIMELPTLMRQLKSNTTEIFILHFLLNNGSQYGTDIVKATGLTTSAVTQICDKLEHEELIERTRSDQDRRYVSISITRKGGRALDKIFGTMAHKLVENIRELSDDEADELLLHLRSVEQLVLKRRQLAVK
- a CDS encoding YwbE family protein — its product is MNGQTRANIKAGLEVDIVLKQDQRTGKLTRGIVKDILTNSPNHPHGIKVRLASGQVGRVKHIIAASN
- a CDS encoding aldo/keto reductase, with product MKQNKLGASDLVVGEIGLGCMSLGSEERQATRLLHEALDLGVTLLDTADLYDEGRNEEIVGKAIKGRRSDVVLATKVGNRRVPGKDGWEWDASKEYILEAVKDSLRRLQTDYIDLYQLHGGTLDDNIDETIEAFEQLKREGLIRQYGISSIRPNVIREYVKRSHLVSVMSQYSILDRRPEEEVLPLLAENGISAIVRGPVASGALAHGRQDKAEKGYLDIDGEEIVKLRRHLEEFCNPERTLTQLTIRYSLAHPAVGAVIPGASSSEQLRHNVEAASAPLLTEGELNAIRSLRPANTYAQHR
- a CDS encoding alpha/beta hydrolase, encoding MKGTLFVERHAGRELLIYLPPSYDQAQYPLPVVYVQDSGDLFDPVLNGNIYHLELRFAAGTLPEMMLVGIVPNDRIHEYTPWSAQKLEPGRHYDHFGGRASQYLYDITHKVKPWVDRNFYTDPRPECTGIVGKSLGGLVSLFAAYVYPEVFGRIGAMSASLWYEGFVEFMAERQLDHHLRIYMDIGSLEGTSKTNRQRFMQSLTDEAALILSGNELQPDQLHFIRHEGEDHESDSFYRRFPEMMDWLFARNTVRLLK
- a CDS encoding cache domain-containing sensor histidine kinase; protein product: MWRMLIHRINDIKIKNKLIIAYIFVVMLPVLVIGGVVVNYMRQDALNNAIEQTTTNVERIKNQLTTMLRVPINISNELLFDSRLSQVVNTRYDRVYDLVEAYRNYQEFDEYQRLYSEVSAIRFYATNDTLQDNLEFMRVNSDTRNSDWYQAAINSRKINWFYRKDDQINTPRVLSLVRKINFTDYTTSGVLVIELSQSYLNSLISAEPFETMILDDRGNIVSAKNTELIGKRLDDPGIDIDIDLASRGIYEREVNGQLSNIVVDELIPDSSMNGLKIVSVFSNNSIVRDSNMIILIGTGVLVAILLIGLLFLQLISLLITRRLSGLSRQINRVGTGDLKVSSNITGMDEIGQLSRKFNDMVLNIRQLMDQVYETNERNTKLEISQRDINFKMLASQMNPHFLFNALESIRMKAHVNGEKEIAYIVRLLGKLIRNNLEIGSKHTTIHGEMELVRSYLEIQKFRFGDRLSYELLLDPQTGDTSIPPLIIQPLVENAIIHGMESRESGGLIIIRTLQIEHDVLIDVIDNGSGMSAERLKQVRQSLRTDNEGDRIGLKNVHQRLTLSYGEAYGLHISSTPHAGTQISFKIPASDVTESE
- the def gene encoding peptide deformylase yields the protein MNQSSLPFVTMDEIVREGDPILRKVTEPVNLPLSDEERTTVNRMMEFLKQSQDEKAAEKYGLRPGIGLSANQIGWDARVFVVYFTDDQDRQLEYVFCNPKIVSHSAAMTYLEHGEGCLSVDRPVDGYVPRYEKVTVQAFTPEGQSFKLKLKGFSAIVFQHEYDHLNGVMFYDHINRQDPFTLPETEFIKPL
- a CDS encoding thioredoxin family protein; this encodes MERIESEDQYRQLIGEGEYTVIKFDTNWCPDCKTLDRFMGGIIEENQDKRFYAMDAEKFQDLAEQNEVRGIPSLLVYRNGEKIAHLHSKFAKTPTQVAEYLADVK
- a CDS encoding ZIP family metal transporter, whose protein sequence is MWSALMWGAIAGSAVLLGAVVAAFFKIPKRIIGWIMAFGTGTLIGAAAFELLEDAIEDGGLVSTAIGFVVGAVVYTVFDLYISNKGGANRKRSYYGRGSNPKDDDTDPALHDTSVAASNRAKVASGRIAAAVSDGANGASSSDSNGALQQGTSSVARHEDRGSQAGSKRGDAGNQKANGKDGGGKSESGLGIFAGTVMDAIPESIMIGASLLTGQGVSWVLVVSIFVSNIPEGLSSTVGMQQSGFSRRKIFWMWIVVLAISAAASMLGYLFLEMLPKEFKAGIGAFAGGGIIAMLCSTMAPEAYEEGGPIVGLIASLGLLAALVLSI
- a CDS encoding response regulator transcription factor, producing MFKVMIVDDEPAIREGLKTIIDWDRMGFEVVDAAANGREALQKFERIQPDLMIMDIRMPGMSGLEVIQQLRQEHNQAHVLILSGHADFEYARRALGYGVDGYLLKPVDEEEMEQELRRVYRTLEQEQRGNAVQPHQVPAYELVEQMLLSTSGREQERALQELRLDWGRYQIILLEWHAGTGEQAEGIHRPLQRLRSWWQGEEQHIVFAAGPWIGILTGRQYDQQALADLRQRLLDEDGGREQWYIAAGDMEEEAELIHDSYEQAQQLLEGRFWFDASGVALAGQGTVHGAYEGTDGNTKAQTAAPAPQAAEWADRLYYAVDIRSLAAAQRVLQELLDTCHRATMPERETKSLCSHVLSLALSRLPGSVSGSGPAVQQCLALIPELYSAATAAGVVELISERLDCLLQSIDGGSHESVMKQMTDFIRRHYSDNLKLELLAEVFNYNSAYLGKMFKTYTGDSFNHFLDQVRLDRAKELLAQGMKVHKVAAQVGYANVDYFHSKFKKYTGISPSAYREQLDRQLD
- a CDS encoding pentapeptide repeat-containing protein; translated protein: MITINCIGNDSIQLDISSLQGANLNGLELHRAILSHQDVSYSSLVCTNLRGAELFQTNLSHSVLTSALLMTAYLQHANLEYSNLSQARCAGADFQGSNLSQSTFTQADIWKADFTGANLKGVIMLCERISDAIFTNAIYDDSTIWPSFFDPALSGAIKV